The following proteins are encoded in a genomic region of Populus nigra chromosome 16, ddPopNigr1.1, whole genome shotgun sequence:
- the LOC133676158 gene encoding non-specific lipid-transfer protein 2-like: MKTSYMVAYTLLVLLLAQEHVKVSAVTCSPAQLSSCVSAITSSTPPSKLCCSKIKEQKPCLCQYLKNPNLQKFINTPNARKVASTCGTPFPKC; encoded by the coding sequence ATGAAGACATCCTACATGGTAGCTTACACTCTATTGGTGCTTCTTCTGGCTCAAGAACATGTCAAAGTGTCTGCTGTGACGTGCAGCCCAGCACAGCTGAGCTCATGTGTGAGTGCAATCACATCTTCCACCCCACCATCTAAACTATGCTGCAGCAAGATCAAGGAACAGAAGCCCTGCCTTTGCCAATACCTCAAGAACCCGAACCTTCAGAAGTTTATCAACACACCAAATGCCAGGAAAGTTGCTAGCACCTGTGGAACTCCCTTCCCCAAATGCTAG
- the LOC133676156 gene encoding kinesin-like protein NACK1: protein MTIRTPGTPASKIDRTPATTPGGAKAKEEKIVVTVRLRPLNKKEQLAKDQVAWDCVDDHTIVFKPPSQERAAQPASFVFDKVFDPSSITEAVYEDGVKNVALSALMGINATIFAYGQTSSGKTYTMRGITEKAVNDIYKHIINTPERDFTIRISGLEIYNENVRDLLNSESGRNLKLLDDPEKGTVVEKLVEETASNDKHLRHLISICEAQRQVGETALNDTSSRSHQIIRLSIESTLRENSDCVRSFVASLNFVDLAGSERASQTHADGARLREGCHINLSLMTLTTVIRKLSVGKRSGHIPYRDSKLTRILQHSLGGNARTAIICTLSPALSHVEQSRNTLYFATRAKEVTNNAHVNMVVSDKQLVKHLQKEVARLEAVLRTPEPSREKDLKIQEMEMEMEELKRQRDLAQFEVDELRRKLQEDRQASSTLESPCPSVKKCLSYSDASLPNLDSKEPSRCDRTRKTMLRQSMRQSSTAPFTLMHEIRKLEHLQEQLGEEANRALEVLQKEVACHRLGNQDAAETIAKLQAEIREMRTIQPVPKEVEAGSVVAPNKSVSANLKDEITRLHSQGSTIADLEEQLENVQKSIDKLVMSLPNNNPQSNCEVTPKAKNQQKKKKILPLASSNGSNRQNFIRSPCSPLSTSRQILEKGIENRDPYNDDIVASETLPESEKETHKKNEEGGDVSSREGIPGYRRSSSVNMKKMQKMFQNAAEENVRNIRAYVTELKERVAKLQYQKQLLVCQVLELEANEAAGYNIEEEEENINEQEEPQVSWHVTFREQRQLIIELWDVCYVSIIHRTQFYLLFSGDPADQIYIEVELRRLTWLQKHLAELGNASPAHFGDESTISLSSSIRALKREKEFLAKRLASRLTTEERDALYIKWNVPLDGKQRRLQFVNKLWTDPHDVKHIQESADIVAKLVGFCEGGNMSKEMFELNFALPTDKRPWIMGWNPISNFLHL from the exons ATGACAATAAGAACCCCAGGAACACCAGCTTCTAAGATTGATAGGACACCAGCAACAACCCCAGGAggggctaaagcaaaagaagagaagattgTAGTTACTGTAAGATTAAGGCCTTTAAACAAGAAGGAACAGTTAGCTAAGGACCAAGTTGCTTGGGACTGTGTTGATGACCATACTATTGTCTTTAAGCCACCCTCTCAAGAACGAGCAGCTCAACCGGCTTCTTTCGTGTTTG aTAAAGTTTTTGATCCTTCTAGTATAACTGAAGCTGTGTATGAAGATGGAGTGAAAAATGTTGCTTTGTCTGCTTTGATGGGCATAAACG CAACCATATTTGCATATGGGCAAACTAGCAGTGGGAAGACATACACGATGAGAGGGATAACTGAGAAAGCTGTTAATGACATATATAAGCATATAATCAAT ACTCCGGAAAGAGATTttacaattaggatttctggaCTAGAAATCTATAATGAAAATGTCAGGGACCTATTAAATTCCGAATCTGGTCGCAATCTCAAGCTTCTAGATGACCCGGAG AAAGGTACTGTGGTTGAGAAGTTGGTAGAAGAGACAGCAAGTAATGATAAGCATTTAAGGCATTTAATCAGTATTTGTGAAG CGCAAAGGCAAGTTGGGGAAACTGCCCTTAATGATACTAGTTCACGGTCACACCAAATTATAAGGCTG TCAATAGAGAGTACACTTCGAGAAAATTCAGATTGTGTGAGATCTTTCGTTGCAAGCCTG AATTTTGTAGATCTAGCTGGAAGTGAAAGAGCTTCACAGACACATGCAGATGGTGCCAGACTCAGGGAAGGTTGTCATATTAATCTTAGTTTGATGACTCTGACAACTGTGATTAGAAAGCTCAG TGTTGGAAAACGAAGTGGACATATACCATACAGAGACTCGAAGCTTACTCGCATATTGCAGCACTCACTTGGTGGTAATGCACGCACAGCCATCATATGCACTCTAAGCCCAGCTCTGAGCCATGTTGAACAATCCCGAAATACCCTTTACTTTGCCACACGAGCTAAGGAAGTCACTAACAATGCCCACGTTAACATG GTAGTTTCAGATAAGCAGCTTGTGAAACATCTGCAGAAGGAAGTAGCCAGGCTGGAAGCAGTGCTGCGCACTCCTGAACCTTCAAGGGAAAAGGACTTGAAAATTCAGGAG ATGGAGATGGAAATGGAGGAGCTGAAACGCCAAAGAGATCTTGCACAATTTGAGGTGGATGAATTGCGCAGAAAACTTCAAGAGGATAGACAGGCTTCGAGCACATTGGAATCACCCTGCCCATCGGTGAAGAAGTGTCTCTCTTATTCTGATGCATCCTTGCCAAATCTCGACAGCAAGGAGCCAAGCCGCTGTGATAGAACCAGGAAGACGATGCTAAGGCAGTCAATGAGGCAATCATCAACTGCACCTTTCACGTTGATGCATGAAATTCGCAAACTTGAACACCTTCAGGAGCAACTTGGAGAAGAAGCAAATCGAGCTCTGGAAGTACTACAGAAGGAGGTGGCTTGTCATAGACTGGGTAACCAAGATGCAGCTGAGACAATTGCTAAACTGCAAGCAGAAATCAGGGAAATGCGCACTATCCAACCAGTTCCAAAAGAAGTTGAAGCTGGAAGTGTCGTAGCTCCTAACAAGAGTGTCAGTGCTAATCTCAAGGATGAAATAACAAGGCTTCATTCACAGGGCAGCACTATAGCAGATCTTGAAGAGCAGCTCGAAAATGTTCAGAAGTCTATAGACAAATTAGTAATGTCTCTCCCAAACAATAATCCACAATCAAACTGTGAAGTAACTCCCAAGGCTAAGAAtcaacagaagaagaaaaagatactTCCTTTGGCTTCAAGTAACGGCTCTAACAGACAGAATTTTATAAGGTCTCCTTGCTCTCCTCTATCAACTTCTCGGCAAATTTTGGAAAAAGGGATTGAGAATAGAGATCCGTACAATGATGACATTGTAGCCAGTGAGACCCTGCCAGAGTCTGAGAAAGAGACtcataaaaagaatgaagaaggTGGGGATGTCTCATCAAGAGAAGGGATACCTGGCTATCGGCGCTCAAGTTCAGTGAACATGAAGAAAATGCAGAAGATGTTTCAGAATGCAGCAGAGGAGAATGTCAGAAACATAAGAGCCTATGTGACTGAACTTAAAGAACGTGTGGCGAAATTGCAATACCAAAAGCAGCTACTTGTTTGCCAG GTGCTTGAGCTGGAAGCAAATGAAGCAGCTGGATATAacatagaggaggaggaggagaatatAAATGAGCAAGAGGAGCCCCAAGTTTCGTGGCATGTAACTTTTAGGGAGCAAAGACAGTTGATCATTGAGTTGTGGGATGTGTGCTATGTGTCCATCATCCATAGGACACagttttatttgttattcaGTGGTGACCCTGCTGATCAAATATACATTGAGGTGGAGCTAAGACGCTTGACTTGGTTGCAGAAGCATTTGGCAGAACTTGGCAATGCAAGCCCAGCTCATTTTGGAGATGAGTCTACAATATCTCTGTCATCAAG TATTAGAGCATTGAAACGTGAAAAGGAGTTCCTTGCAAAAAGGTTGGCCTCACGTCTGACTACGGAAGAGAGAGATGCATTATACATCAAATGGAATGTCCCACTTGATGGGAAGCAGAGAAGGCTGCAGTTTGTTAACAAACTGTGGACAGATCCTCATGATGTCAAGCATATACAGGAGAGTGCTGATATAGTGGCAAAACTTGTAGGGTTCTGTGAAGGAGGAAACATGTCAAAGGAGATGTTTGAACTCAATTTTGCACTGCCTACAGATAAGAGACCATGGATTATGGGCTGGAACCCAATTTCAAACTTTCTACATTTGTGA